In the genome of Bryobacteraceae bacterium, one region contains:
- a CDS encoding thioredoxin domain-containing protein, whose product MHTNRLIHEKSPYLLQHAHNPVDWYPWGDEAFQAARDGDKPIFLSIGYSTCHWCHVMERESFESEAVAEVLNRHFIAIKVDREERPDIDKVYMAFVQATTGSGGWPMSVWLTPDAKPFFGGTYFPPANAYGRPGFPTLLEYIANAWMTNRSEILGSAREVIAQLEKVTAIDASTGNWMNSSALESCFAVFRRSFDSRLGGFGGAPKFPRPVTHNFLLRYARQAAGKDPASHEAAEMVLFTLREMAKGGMYDHIGGGFHRYSVDDRWFVSHFEKMLYDQAQLAISYLEAWQLTGDSLFEAVTRDIFEYIRRDMTDPGGAFYSAEDADSAVDPAKPNEKSEGAFYIWSAAELKEALGEHRAKLFASRFGIDTDGNVTADPHGEFRGRNILFQSRTVEQVAAREGVTAGEVERELAEARPSLLALRSKRPRPHLDDKILTGWNGLMISALARAGRALGDADLTARAAVAARFLLEHMWTGGGLLLRRYRDGEAAIPGFLEDYAFFALSLADLYEATFDAVWLERAVEIAEALIARFEDLEAGGFFTSAGEQLIIRMKDDYDGAEPSGNSGAIDALLRLAAITGRDDFRKTAERALAAFAPRLRAAPHALPQMLTAWMFSQHPSGQVVLAGDPASEDFRALANEAHRRFLPDHVVLHASNALPATEIMTAIDGAPAAYVCRNFVCELPVTERERLAELLQ is encoded by the coding sequence ATGCACACCAACCGCCTGATTCACGAAAAAAGCCCCTACCTGCTTCAGCACGCGCACAACCCCGTGGATTGGTATCCGTGGGGCGATGAAGCCTTCCAAGCCGCCCGCGACGGCGACAAGCCCATCTTCCTCTCCATCGGATACTCCACCTGCCACTGGTGCCACGTGATGGAACGCGAGTCGTTCGAATCGGAAGCGGTGGCCGAAGTCCTCAACCGCCACTTCATCGCGATCAAAGTGGACCGGGAAGAGCGCCCCGATATCGACAAGGTATACATGGCGTTCGTCCAGGCAACCACCGGCAGCGGCGGCTGGCCCATGTCGGTCTGGCTCACTCCCGATGCCAAGCCCTTTTTCGGCGGTACCTACTTCCCGCCGGCCAATGCCTACGGCCGCCCCGGTTTTCCCACGTTGCTCGAGTACATCGCCAACGCCTGGATGACCAACCGCTCCGAGATCCTCGGCTCGGCGCGTGAGGTCATCGCCCAGCTCGAGAAAGTCACCGCCATTGACGCCAGCACCGGCAACTGGATGAATTCGAGCGCGCTCGAATCCTGCTTCGCCGTGTTTCGCCGGTCTTTCGATTCTCGTCTCGGCGGATTCGGCGGCGCGCCCAAGTTTCCCCGGCCGGTGACACATAACTTCCTGTTGCGGTACGCCCGCCAAGCCGCCGGCAAGGACCCCGCCAGCCACGAAGCGGCCGAAATGGTCCTGTTCACTCTGCGTGAGATGGCCAAGGGCGGCATGTACGACCACATCGGCGGCGGCTTCCATCGCTACTCGGTCGACGACCGCTGGTTCGTCTCGCACTTCGAAAAGATGCTCTACGATCAGGCGCAGCTCGCAATCTCCTACCTCGAGGCATGGCAGCTCACCGGCGATTCGCTGTTCGAAGCAGTGACGCGTGATATCTTCGAATACATCCGCCGGGACATGACGGATCCCGGCGGTGCGTTCTACTCCGCCGAGGACGCCGATAGCGCCGTGGACCCCGCCAAACCGAACGAGAAAAGCGAGGGCGCCTTCTACATCTGGTCCGCGGCCGAACTGAAGGAAGCGCTTGGAGAGCACCGCGCGAAACTCTTCGCCTCCCGATTCGGAATCGATACCGACGGCAACGTCACCGCCGACCCCCACGGCGAGTTCCGAGGCAGGAACATCCTGTTCCAGTCCCGCACCGTGGAGCAGGTGGCCGCCCGGGAAGGCGTGACTGCCGGGGAAGTGGAGCGCGAACTGGCCGAGGCGCGGCCTTCCCTCCTGGCGCTCCGATCCAAGCGCCCGAGGCCGCATCTCGACGACAAGATCCTCACCGGCTGGAACGGGCTCATGATATCCGCCCTCGCCCGCGCCGGCCGCGCCCTCGGTGATGCCGACCTCACGGCGCGAGCCGCCGTTGCCGCGCGCTTCCTTCTGGAGCACATGTGGACCGGCGGCGGCCTCCTGCTGCGCCGCTATCGCGACGGCGAGGCCGCCATTCCTGGCTTCCTCGAGGACTACGCATTCTTCGCCCTGTCGCTTGCCGATCTGTACGAAGCCACCTTCGACGCCGTGTGGCTCGAACGCGCCGTCGAAATCGCCGAAGCCCTGATCGCCCGTTTCGAGGATCTCGAAGCGGGAGGCTTCTTCACAAGTGCCGGCGAGCAACTGATCATTCGCATGAAGGACGATTACGACGGCGCGGAACCGAGCGGCAATTCGGGAGCCATCGACGCGCTCCTTCGGCTGGCGGCCATCACGGGGCGCGACGATTTCCGCAAGACCGCCGAACGGGCTCTCGCTGCCTTCGCGCCCCGGCTTCGGGCCGCGCCGCACGCCCTTCCCCAAATGCTCACCGCCTGGATGTTCTCCCAGCACCCATCCGGCCAGGTGGTGCTCGCCGGCGATCCGGCGTCGGAAGATTTTCGCGCTCTGGCAAACGAGGCTCACCGGCGATTCCTGCCGGACCACGTCGTCCTCCACGCCTCAAATGCGCTTCCGGCCACGGAGATCATGACGGCCATCGACGGCGCGCCCGCCGCCTACGTCTGCCGTAACTTCGTGTGTGAACTGCCGGTTACAGAACGGGAGCGCTTGGCCGAGTTGCTACAATGA
- the tpx gene encoding thiol peroxidase: protein MARTTTLRGNALDLEGPELKAGDTAPDFQGVDNGLQPVTLASTGAGVRIFSVVPSLDTPVCDAQTRRFNEEAAKLDGVDIYTFSMDLPFAQKRWCGAFGIDKVKMVSDHRAGSFGAAYGTLIKDLRIHSRAIFVVDKDNKIVHSEYVGEVADHPNYDAALSAAKGAA from the coding sequence ATGGCTAGAACAACCACCCTCCGCGGAAATGCGCTGGATCTGGAAGGGCCCGAGCTTAAGGCCGGCGATACTGCCCCCGATTTCCAGGGCGTCGACAACGGGCTCCAACCTGTCACGCTTGCCTCCACCGGCGCCGGCGTGCGGATCTTCAGTGTCGTGCCGTCGCTCGACACTCCCGTCTGCGATGCCCAAACCCGCCGCTTCAACGAAGAAGCCGCCAAGCTCGATGGCGTCGACATCTACACCTTCAGTATGGACCTGCCGTTCGCCCAGAAGCGCTGGTGCGGCGCCTTCGGCATCGACAAAGTGAAGATGGTTTCCGATCACCGGGCCGGCTCCTTCGGCGCCGCCTACGGCACCCTCATCAAGGACCTTCGCATCCACAGCCGCGCCATCTTCGTCGTCGACAAAGACAACAAGATCGTGCACTCCGAATACGTCGGTGAAGTCGCCGACCACCCGAACTACGATGCCGCTCTGAGCGCGGCTAAAGGCGCAGCCTGA